AATAGTTGACAAAAGGTTGGATGGTGGCTATCTTACGTCTAAATATCAATTTGTCCAGGACAAAGTAAGCATGCTCAACCACTCCGCCATCTGTTCAGGCAAGCCGTTCGCCACTGTTGCCCGTGACCTTGGGGCGGCTGTGAATCCGTTGGCGTCAAAGCAGCGTACCCAGTTCAACGCCAGCCCCGATGGCTGCGATTCGCGCCGCAAGGCCTTTTGAAGGAAAACCCATATGAGCAATTCTCAACGCACCGCTGTGATCGGCTCTGGCATCTCGGGTCTGGCAACCGCCTGGTTGCTGCAGCGCCAATCACCCGGTCACCGGGTGACCCTGTTTGAAGCGCAGCCACGTCTGGGTGGCCACGCGAACACAGTGGATGTCACGCTGGAAGGGCAAACCTACCCGGTAGACACCGGCTTTCTCGTGTTCAACGACCGCACCTATCCCAACCTGATCGCGATGTTTGATCACCTGGGGGTGGCCAGTGTGCAAAGCGAGATGACGTTTGCAGTCAGCTTGAAAAACCCCGATCTGGAATGGGCAGGCAGCAATCTGTTCACCATCTTTGGCCAGAAGCGCAACCTGCTGCGCACCCAGTTCTGGGCCATGCTGGGTGACATCCTGCGTTTCAACCGCGAGAGCAACGCCTGGCTGGCAGCACACCCCGGTGAAGACCGCAGCTTGCGCGATTTCCTGTCGACGGGCCGTTACGCCAAGAGCTTCTCTGACTGGTACTTGTTGCCCATGGCGGCCGCCATCTGGTCCTGTCCCACCGAGCAAATGCTCGACATGCCGCTGCTCACCTTCGTGCGCTTTTGCCAGAACCATGGCTTGTTGCAGGTCTTTGACCGGCCCATGTGGCGCACGGTACAGGGCGGCAGTCGCTCGTATGTGAACAAAATCGCGGATCAACTGGCTGATGTTCGTCTGGGCTGCCCCGTGCATGCCATCCAACGCCTGGCCGGCGGTCTGCAGGTGCACCACGCCACAGGCAGCGAGGGTTTTGATCAGGTGGTGATGGCTTGCCACAGCGACCAGTCGCTGAGGCTGTTGGGCGACGCCGCCACACCCGCGCAACAAGTGGTGCTCGCTGCGGTGCGCTACCAGCCCAACCGCGCGGTGTTGCACACCGACCGCCGCTTGCTGCCACGCGACGAGCGCATGTGGTCGGCATGGAACTACTTTGCGGGCCACGGCGAACCCGGCGCTCAACCGGTCGGCGTGTCCTACCTGATCAACCGGCTGCAGCCCTTGCCTTTCAAGGCGCCCGTGGTGGTGACCCTGAATCCCGCCGAGGAACCCGATCCGGCCAAGGTCCTGGCCAGCTTCGAATACGACCATCCGATCTTCGACCGCCCGGCGATTGAAGCGCAGCGGCGCCTCGCACAGATTCAGGGCGACAACGGCATCTGGCTGGCTGGAGCCTGGGGCGGCTACGGTTTCCACGAAGACGGGTTGAATTCGGCCTTGCGCGTGGTGAACGCCATGGGGGTGAGGGCACCATGGCAGCAAGCGTTGAGCGCGACCAGCCAGGGTGAGGTCCATGCCTGACCACGGCGCAACGTCCGGCGCGGGCATGTGCGCGGGGCCGACTTTGCAGGTCGGCCATGTGATGCACCGACGCCTGCGTCCCACCGTGCACGCCTTCGTGTACCCGGTGTTCTTCGTCCGTCTGCCCTTGAGCCAACTGGCGCAGTCGGCCAACCGGCTGTTCTCGGTCGACCGCTTCAATGTCCTGAGCTTTCATCGCCGCGATCATGGTCCGCGCGACGGCTCGCCTTTGTTGCCCTGGATACAGCGCATCCTGCG
This region of Hydrogenophaga crassostreae genomic DNA includes:
- a CDS encoding NAD(P)/FAD-dependent oxidoreductase, which gives rise to MSNSQRTAVIGSGISGLATAWLLQRQSPGHRVTLFEAQPRLGGHANTVDVTLEGQTYPVDTGFLVFNDRTYPNLIAMFDHLGVASVQSEMTFAVSLKNPDLEWAGSNLFTIFGQKRNLLRTQFWAMLGDILRFNRESNAWLAAHPGEDRSLRDFLSTGRYAKSFSDWYLLPMAAAIWSCPTEQMLDMPLLTFVRFCQNHGLLQVFDRPMWRTVQGGSRSYVNKIADQLADVRLGCPVHAIQRLAGGLQVHHATGSEGFDQVVMACHSDQSLRLLGDAATPAQQVVLAAVRYQPNRAVLHTDRRLLPRDERMWSAWNYFAGHGEPGAQPVGVSYLINRLQPLPFKAPVVVTLNPAEEPDPAKVLASFEYDHPIFDRPAIEAQRRLAQIQGDNGIWLAGAWGGYGFHEDGLNSALRVVNAMGVRAPWQQALSATSQGEVHA